The Blattabacterium cuenoti genome includes a region encoding these proteins:
- a CDS encoding undecaprenyl-diphosphate phosphatase: MNYIQSILLGIIEGITEFFPISSTGHMIFAAYMMGIIENKITNLFLISVQFGAVLSVVFLYRKKLFFQKFDFYIKICVASFPVGIFGFFLNKITNLFLNQPLIVALSLLIGGLIILKAEIFYEKNFLNKKNNITYLKAFIVGLFQCIALVPGVSRSATTIVACMLQNINRIKAIEFSFFLSVPVIIIATCKKLFDYYFQLNYLTFKDMELLLLGNIVSFITGMISIKYFIKYLKNFKFFGYYRIILGTFFLIIHYFIKPIIKF; this comes from the coding sequence ATGAATTATATTCAATCGATCCTGTTGGGGATTATTGAAGGAATTACAGAATTTTTTCCAATTTCTTCTACAGGTCATATGATTTTTGCGGCTTACATGATGGGAATCATAGAAAATAAAATAACAAATTTATTTCTTATTTCTGTTCAGTTTGGAGCTGTTTTATCTGTCGTATTTTTATATAGAAAAAAGCTTTTTTTTCAAAAATTTGATTTTTATATAAAAATTTGTGTAGCTAGTTTTCCTGTAGGAATTTTTGGTTTTTTTTTGAACAAAATAACCAATTTATTTTTGAATCAACCACTTATAGTCGCTTTATCTCTTTTAATAGGAGGATTAATAATTTTGAAAGCGGAGATTTTTTATGAAAAAAATTTTCTTAATAAGAAAAACAATATTACTTATTTGAAAGCTTTTATTGTTGGATTATTCCAATGTATAGCTTTAGTACCAGGAGTATCCAGAAGCGCAACGACTATCGTTGCTTGTATGTTACAAAATATAAATAGAATAAAAGCTATTGAATTTTCTTTTTTTTTATCTGTTCCTGTTATCATAATTGCGACATGCAAAAAATTATTTGACTATTATTTCCAATTAAATTATTTGACATTTAAAGATATGGAATTGTTATTATTAGGAAATATAGTATCTTTTATCACTGGAATGATATCCATAAAATATTTCATAAAATATTTAAAAAATTTCAAATTTTTTGGATACTATAGAATTATTTTAGGAACTTTTTTTCTGATTATACATTATTTTATTAAACCAATTATAAAATTTTGA
- the trmD gene encoding tRNA (guanosine(37)-N1)-methyltransferase TrmD — MRIDIISIVPEIFHSPFSNSIIKKAMNKGLVDIHVHDLRQYGLGKRKNVDDYPYGGGSGMILRIEPVYQCFSKLLLERDYDEKIFMTPDGKLFSQKYAQDLTEKKNIIILCGRYKGIDQRIRDHLISKEISIGNYILSGGELAAAVVVESIVRLLPGVIKNQDSIFTDSFQKEFFIAPPIYTRPKVYKGWAVPKTLLSGHHKKIKDWFDKKSMQFKQDSDSLD; from the coding sequence TTGCGTATAGACATTATTAGTATAGTACCTGAAATTTTTCATAGCCCTTTTTCCAATTCTATTATTAAAAAAGCGATGAACAAAGGGTTGGTTGATATTCATGTTCATGATTTACGTCAATATGGTTTAGGAAAACGAAAAAATGTGGATGATTATCCTTATGGAGGTGGATCAGGAATGATTCTTAGAATAGAACCTGTATATCAATGTTTTTCCAAACTTTTGTTAGAAAGAGATTATGATGAAAAAATTTTTATGACTCCTGATGGAAAATTATTTTCACAAAAATATGCTCAAGATTTAACTGAAAAGAAAAACATTATCATTCTTTGTGGTCGTTATAAAGGAATTGATCAAAGAATTAGAGATCATTTAATATCAAAAGAAATATCTATTGGAAATTATATTTTATCTGGAGGTGAACTAGCTGCTGCTGTTGTTGTTGAATCTATAGTTAGATTGTTACCTGGAGTCATAAAAAATCAAGATTCCATTTTCACAGATTCTTTTCAAAAAGAATTTTTCATAGCTCCACCCATTTACACTCGTCCAAAAGTTTACAAAGGGTGGGCTGTTCCAAAAACACTTCTATCTGGACATCACAAGAAAATAAAAGATTGGTTTGATAAAAAATCTATGCAATTTAAACAAGATTCGGATTCTTTAGATTAA
- the truB gene encoding tRNA pseudouridine(55) synthase TruB has product MIINLSELKNGKILLVDKPWGWSSFDIVKKIKSHIISTISQENLKIGHTGTLDPFATGLLIVLTGKYTKKVNEIQNYKKVYTGIIKLGCETLSFDSETKEHNFSSISHITPQLIEKISKRFLGEIDQFPPSFSALKKKGKRLYEYARKGIKILVRSRRVKIYKFHILKIGIPYIKFLIECGKGTYIRSIARDFGQALRSRAYILSLRREQIGNFSMNCSDTYIKKLNISKKFTCYLLD; this is encoded by the coding sequence TTGATTATCAATTTATCAGAATTAAAAAATGGAAAAATATTATTAGTAGATAAACCATGGGGATGGTCTTCTTTTGATATTGTTAAAAAAATAAAAAGTCATATTATCTCTACCATATCTCAAGAAAATCTGAAAATCGGACATACCGGAACCTTAGATCCTTTTGCTACAGGTTTATTAATCGTTTTAACAGGAAAATATACTAAAAAAGTAAATGAAATTCAAAATTATAAAAAAGTTTATACAGGCATTATCAAATTAGGTTGTGAAACTTTATCTTTTGATTCAGAAACAAAAGAGCATAATTTTTCTTCCATTTCGCATATTACTCCTCAGTTAATTGAAAAAATATCTAAAAGATTTTTAGGAGAAATAGATCAATTCCCTCCATCTTTTTCCGCTTTAAAAAAAAAAGGAAAAAGATTATATGAATATGCTAGAAAAGGAATCAAGATACTTGTCAGATCTAGACGCGTAAAAATTTATAAATTTCATATTTTAAAAATAGGAATCCCCTACATAAAATTTTTGATAGAATGTGGAAAAGGGACTTATATTCGATCTATAGCCAGAGATTTTGGACAAGCACTTAGAAGCAGAGCTTATATCCTTTCTTTAAGAAGAGAACAAATAGGAAATTTTTCAATGAATTGTTCTGATACTTATATAAAAAAATTAAATATTTCGAAAAAATTTACATGTTATTTACTAGATTAA
- the argH gene encoding argininosuccinate lyase, translating into MKIWEKKKNFSFNKKIVSFTSSQDSKIDLLLAPHDVIGTIAHVIMLKSVGLLNQKDFKIIIQELRNIYIHEILNNNFKIDEGIEDIHSQIEFLLTNRLGEVGKKIHSGRSRNDQILVDLKLFVRTEIKEIVYMTYSFFDLLLKLSEQHKNILIPGYTHYQIAMPSSFGLWFAAYAESLIDDLLLIRTAYRIVNKNPLGSAAGYGSSFPLNRKMTTDLLGFENLNYNVVYAQMGRGKMERIVSESIASLARTLSKMSQDICLYLSQNFNFISFPDHLTTGSSIMPHKKNPDVFEMIRAKCNRITSLPNEISLISSNLCSGYHRDFQIIKERFIPLFDEIKKCLSMFQYMLNYIIVKKDIIQDDKYKYLFSVEVVKKLVVEKGYSFREAYQKVDLDIQNKCFKPFTKGYYSHEGSIGNLCNTKIRNLMQDVIKEFDFDKINEVIKRLIYHPLY; encoded by the coding sequence GTGAAAATTTGGGAAAAGAAAAAAAATTTTAGTTTCAATAAAAAAATAGTAAGTTTTACTTCAAGTCAAGATTCAAAAATAGATTTACTTTTAGCTCCACATGATGTGATAGGAACTATAGCTCATGTTATTATGTTGAAAAGTGTAGGATTATTAAATCAAAAAGATTTCAAAATTATAATTCAAGAATTACGTAATATTTATATTCATGAAATTTTAAATAATAATTTTAAAATAGATGAAGGAATAGAAGATATTCATTCTCAGATAGAATTTTTGTTAACCAATCGTTTAGGGGAAGTTGGAAAAAAAATACATAGTGGTAGATCTAGAAATGATCAAATTTTAGTGGATTTAAAACTTTTTGTTCGCACAGAAATCAAAGAGATCGTATACATGACTTATTCTTTTTTCGATTTATTATTAAAATTAAGTGAACAGCATAAAAATATATTAATCCCTGGTTATACTCATTACCAAATAGCAATGCCTTCTTCTTTTGGTCTTTGGTTTGCCGCATATGCAGAAAGTTTGATAGATGATTTACTATTAATACGGACCGCATATCGCATCGTAAACAAAAATCCTTTAGGTTCCGCTGCAGGGTATGGATCTTCTTTTCCATTAAATCGAAAAATGACAACTGATTTATTGGGTTTCGAAAATTTAAATTATAATGTAGTGTATGCTCAAATGGGACGTGGAAAAATGGAAAGAATAGTTTCGGAATCTATTGCTTCCTTAGCAAGAACTTTAAGTAAAATGTCACAGGATATTTGTTTATATTTAAGTCAAAATTTTAACTTTATTAGTTTTCCTGATCACTTGACCACTGGATCGAGTATTATGCCTCATAAAAAAAATCCGGATGTTTTTGAGATGATACGAGCTAAATGTAATAGAATCACTTCGTTACCTAACGAAATATCTTTAATTTCTTCTAATTTATGTTCCGGTTATCATAGAGATTTTCAAATCATTAAAGAAAGATTTATTCCTCTTTTTGATGAGATAAAAAAATGCCTTTCTATGTTTCAATATATGTTGAATTATATTATAGTAAAAAAGGATATTATTCAGGATGATAAGTATAAATATCTGTTTAGTGTAGAAGTTGTGAAAAAATTGGTAGTTGAAAAGGGATATTCTTTTAGGGAAGCTTATCAAAAAGTAGATTTAGATATACAAAACAAATGTTTTAAACCCTTTACTAAGGGTTATTATTCTCATGAAGGAAGTATAGGAAATTTGTGTAATACAAAAATTAGGAATTTAATGCAAGATGTGATAAAAGAGTTTGATTTTGATAAAATAAACGAAGTGATAAAACGTTTAATTTATCACCCATTATATTAA
- a CDS encoding diphosphomevalonate/mevalonate 3,5-bisphosphate decarboxylase family protein: MFFYRKKKYSIEPNGVVTCKSHSNIALIKYWGKHNNKIQIPLNSSISYSLGGIYTVTRLIYKEKKKSNLSIKIFFSGKEKTSFLPKILEFFHRISFYCSYLQYYNFIIETYNTFPHSSGIASSASSMSALALCIMKIEKKLVSSLKEDFFFKKASFLARLGSGSACRSIYPGLVVWGCHKSIKGSNNLYAIPYPYEVHSIFTKIEDTILIIDDEPKKILSTKGHQLMNNHPYARERFKCANQNMNRLISILKIGDFQEFGELIEHEALTLHAMIMTSRPYFLWMKPNTLNVIQTVWNFRKQSKKNIYFTLDAGANVHLLYPIQEKTSIIKWIYSDLFSYCKKIIESFCLQN, from the coding sequence TTGTTTTTTTATAGGAAAAAAAAATATTCTATAGAACCTAACGGAGTAGTTACCTGTAAAAGTCATTCCAATATTGCTTTAATTAAATACTGGGGAAAACATAATAATAAAATTCAAATACCGTTGAATTCATCTATTAGTTATTCTTTAGGAGGAATATATACGGTAACACGACTAATTTATAAAGAAAAGAAAAAAAGTAATTTATCTATAAAAATATTTTTTTCAGGAAAAGAAAAAACGAGTTTTCTTCCAAAGATTTTAGAATTTTTTCATAGAATTTCATTTTATTGTTCCTATTTACAATATTATAATTTCATTATAGAAACTTATAATACTTTTCCACATAGTAGTGGAATAGCTTCTTCTGCTTCTTCCATGAGTGCTTTAGCTTTATGTATTATGAAAATAGAAAAAAAATTAGTCTCTTCCTTAAAAGAAGATTTTTTTTTCAAAAAAGCTTCTTTTTTAGCTAGATTAGGTTCTGGTAGTGCTTGCAGATCTATTTATCCTGGACTGGTTGTTTGGGGGTGTCATAAATCCATAAAAGGAAGTAATAATCTTTATGCTATTCCATATCCATATGAAGTTCATTCCATTTTTACAAAAATAGAAGATACGATTTTAATTATAGATGATGAACCAAAAAAAATATTGAGTACAAAAGGACATCAATTAATGAATAATCATCCTTATGCTAGAGAAAGATTTAAATGTGCAAATCAAAATATGAATCGGCTTATATCTATATTAAAAATAGGAGATTTCCAAGAATTTGGAGAATTAATAGAACATGAAGCTTTGACTCTTCATGCTATGATTATGACTTCTCGTCCCTATTTTTTATGGATGAAACCAAATACTCTGAATGTGATTCAGACAGTATGGAATTTTAGAAAACAGAGCAAAAAAAATATTTATTTTACACTAGATGCAGGCGCTAATGTTCATCTTTTATATCCTATTCAAGAAAAAACATCTATCATCAAATGGATATATAGTGATTTATTTTCTTATTGTAAAAAAATTATAGAAAGTTTTTGTTTACAGAATTAA
- a CDS encoding dicarboxylate/amino acid:cation symporter, translating to MSTGMKIKKEKVLLVAFLSVLAYVLIHLSKSLLGLDKLTLCILRYFVISIFILYSFMKKDLTTWILLSIIIGIEIGLDMPKIAVELRFLSQIFLRLIKTIIAPILFSTLVVGIASHSNIKQLGSMGWKSLLYFEIVTTLALFIGLIAINVSQAGVGIVIPSGITKQQLPKVESRTWQDTILHVFPENFIKSIYHGDVLPIVVFSVIFGVSMVFLEEKKRNPILLFAESLSEIMFKFTKIIMYFAPIGVGSAIAYTVGHMGLDILYNLFQLLLTLYIALLIFLIVVLLPILFWIKVPLKGFVKALAEPVSLAFATTSSESALPLLMENLEKLGVPRKIIAFVIPTGYSFNLDGTTLYLSLATVFVAQASGIPLSFSQQIFIGLTLILTSKGVAGVPRASLVILLATVASFGLPTWPILAIIGIDELMDMARTTVNVIGNGLASCVIARSEGEFDDKKMLDYIKSKNDL from the coding sequence ATGAGTACTGGAATGAAAATAAAAAAAGAAAAAGTTTTATTAGTAGCTTTTTTAAGTGTTTTGGCATATGTATTGATTCATTTATCAAAATCCTTATTAGGATTGGATAAATTGACTCTTTGCATATTAAGATATTTCGTAATATCTATTTTCATATTGTATTCTTTTATGAAAAAAGACTTAACTACTTGGATATTGTTATCCATTATCATAGGAATAGAAATAGGATTAGATATGCCAAAAATAGCTGTAGAATTAAGATTTTTATCTCAAATATTTTTGAGGTTGATCAAAACGATCATTGCACCAATATTGTTTTCAACTTTGGTAGTTGGAATAGCAAGTCATTCTAATATCAAACAATTAGGCAGCATGGGATGGAAATCCCTACTATATTTTGAAATTGTTACAACTTTAGCTTTATTTATTGGTCTAATTGCTATTAATGTATCCCAGGCAGGAGTAGGCATTGTTATCCCTTCAGGAATAACAAAACAACAATTACCAAAAGTAGAAAGTAGAACTTGGCAAGACACAATCCTTCATGTATTTCCAGAAAATTTTATAAAATCCATATATCATGGAGATGTATTGCCTATAGTCGTATTTTCCGTTATATTCGGTGTATCCATGGTTTTTTTAGAGGAGAAAAAACGAAATCCTATACTACTGTTTGCAGAAAGTCTTTCAGAAATCATGTTCAAATTTACTAAAATTATTATGTATTTTGCTCCTATAGGAGTAGGATCCGCTATTGCCTATACAGTAGGACATATGGGGTTGGATATTTTATATAATTTATTTCAATTGTTATTGACTCTTTATATTGCTTTACTGATTTTTTTGATCGTTGTTTTACTTCCTATTCTTTTTTGGATTAAAGTTCCTTTAAAAGGTTTTGTAAAAGCATTAGCCGAACCTGTTTCACTCGCGTTTGCTACTACAAGTTCCGAATCTGCTTTGCCTTTACTTATGGAAAATTTAGAAAAATTAGGAGTTCCCAGAAAAATTATAGCTTTTGTTATTCCTACAGGTTATAGCTTTAACTTAGATGGGACTACTCTTTATTTATCTTTAGCGACTGTTTTTGTTGCACAAGCGTCTGGTATTCCTTTAAGTTTTAGCCAACAAATATTTATAGGACTGACGTTAATTTTAACTAGTAAAGGAGTTGCTGGAGTACCGAGAGCATCTTTAGTAATTCTTTTAGCTACTGTAGCTTCTTTTGGATTACCGACTTGGCCTATATTAGCTATTATAGGGATAGATGAATTAATGGACATGGCTAGAACTACCGTAAATGTAATAGGAAATGGATTAGCTAGTTGTGTCATTGCTCGTTCTGAAGGAGAATTTGATGATAAAAAAATGTTAGATTACATCAAAAGTAAAAATGATTTGTAA
- the rpsP gene encoding 30S ribosomal protein S16 — MSVKIRLKRIGKKHRPIYHIVVADSRAPRDGKFIEKLGTYNPHTDPPSTVLKIQNAVSWLMKGAQPTNTVKSIFSKTGVLLKKHLLEGVKKGVFTNEESQKRFHTWYKKYRI; from the coding sequence ATGTCCGTAAAAATTCGTTTAAAAAGAATTGGGAAAAAACATCGACCTATTTATCATATAGTTGTAGCTGATTCTCGTGCTCCACGAGATGGAAAATTTATTGAAAAATTGGGAACATATAATCCTCATACGGATCCTCCTTCAACTGTATTAAAAATACAAAATGCTGTATCCTGGTTGATGAAAGGAGCACAACCTACCAATACGGTTAAATCCATTTTTTCTAAAACTGGTGTTCTATTGAAAAAACATTTGTTAGAAGGAGTAAAAAAAGGCGTCTTCACTAATGAAGAATCCCAAAAAAGATTTCACACATGGTACAAAAAATATAGAATTTAA
- the der gene encoding ribosome biogenesis GTPase Der, producing the protein MNYIVSIVGRPNVGKSTFFNRIVGRRKAIVHVTSGVTRDRIYGNSEWNGVKFSVVDTGGFSFSKNDMLEKEIKNQIFIAIKESDVILFLVDIKIGILDSDREIAKILRKCDKIILLVVNKVDNGKNLYQNTDFFHLGFEKYYYVSAINGSGTGELLDQLIEIFKHKLLKKKEKILENEFIPRFSIIGRPNVGKSTLINSFLNKNHHIVTTISGTTRDSLDVFYKKWEYKCILVDTPGVRKKSKIKDHIEFYSTIRTFQTIKYADVCLLMVDAYRGWEKQDMNIFRLVEQNHKGIIILINKWDLFHKNNSHTQKDYEFFIRKKIYPFDNVPIIFISAKNKYGIDNILPMAYQVLKYSKKRLKTNILNKIMLPIFKKNPPTPNKKNKFITIKYCIQLPSCTPKFIFFSNFPQYIKESYKRFVENKIRFHFDFIGVPIQIFFRKK; encoded by the coding sequence ATGAATTACATCGTATCCATAGTAGGACGTCCTAATGTCGGAAAATCTACTTTTTTTAATCGTATTGTAGGAAGAAGAAAAGCAATTGTTCATGTCACAAGTGGAGTTACAAGAGATCGTATTTATGGAAATTCAGAATGGAATGGAGTAAAATTTTCTGTAGTGGATACTGGTGGTTTTTCATTTTCAAAAAATGATATGCTTGAAAAAGAAATAAAAAACCAAATTTTCATAGCTATCAAAGAATCTGATGTTATTTTATTCTTAGTCGATATAAAAATCGGAATCTTAGATTCAGATAGAGAAATCGCTAAAATATTAAGAAAATGTGACAAAATAATTTTATTAGTTGTAAATAAAGTAGATAATGGAAAAAATCTATATCAGAATACAGATTTTTTCCATTTAGGATTTGAAAAATATTACTATGTATCAGCTATCAATGGAAGTGGGACAGGAGAATTGCTAGATCAATTAATAGAAATATTTAAACATAAATTACTGAAAAAAAAAGAAAAAATATTGGAAAACGAATTCATTCCTCGTTTTTCAATCATAGGACGTCCTAACGTTGGAAAATCTACTTTAATTAACTCTTTTCTAAATAAAAACCATCATATTGTGACAACTATCTCTGGTACAACCAGAGATAGTTTAGATGTATTTTACAAGAAATGGGAATACAAGTGTATTTTAGTAGATACACCTGGAGTCAGAAAAAAATCAAAAATAAAAGATCACATTGAATTTTATTCTACTATTCGAACATTTCAAACAATCAAATATGCGGATGTTTGTCTTTTAATGGTAGATGCATATCGTGGATGGGAAAAACAGGATATGAATATTTTTAGATTAGTAGAACAAAATCATAAAGGGATCATAATTCTTATTAACAAATGGGATTTATTTCATAAAAATAATTCTCATACACAAAAAGATTATGAATTTTTTATAAGAAAAAAAATTTATCCATTTGATAATGTTCCCATTATTTTTATATCTGCTAAAAATAAATATGGAATAGACAACATTCTTCCTATGGCTTATCAGGTTTTAAAATACAGTAAAAAAAGATTAAAAACGAATATTTTAAATAAAATTATGTTACCAATTTTTAAAAAAAATCCTCCTACTCCTAATAAAAAAAATAAATTCATAACTATCAAATATTGTATTCAGTTGCCTTCGTGCACGCCAAAATTTATTTTTTTTTCGAATTTTCCTCAATACATAAAAGAATCTTATAAAAGATTTGTTGAAAATAAAATTCGTTTTCATTTTGATTTTATAGGAGTCCCAATACAAATTTTTTTTAGAAAAAAATAA
- the gyrB gene encoding DNA topoisomerase (ATP-hydrolyzing) subunit B, protein MNKNKIKDYTADSIQSLEGIEHIRLRPSMYIGDVGVRGLHHLVYEVIDNSVDEALAGFCKKIWVTIHKNGFITVLDNGRGIPIEIHKKEGKSALEVVMTKIGAGGKFDKNSYKVSGGLHGVGISCVNALSQKLIVTIYRNGKIYQQEYLKGRALYPVKCLGKTNMQGTKIYYLADHSIFNSIIYNYEILANRLKELSFLNKGLYLFLKDERKDMKEYFFSKNGLKEYLKILDQNQESLTKEILFIEEEKDNTLVEVAMQYNTSFKEKIYSYVNNINTYEGGTHISGFRRALTRTLKKYVDGYGSILSNKVELTGDDFREGITAIISVRVMEPQFEGQTKTKLSNHEVGGIVDKIVGEKFHSYLEEHPSDRKKIIDKIILAAKARQAAKKARELIQKKTSISSILPGKLADCSFSNPENCEIYLVEGDSAGGTAKQGRDRNFQAILPLRGKILNVEKAMQYKIFENEEIKNIFTSLGVFIGTEEDQKILNIKKLRYNKIIIMTDADVDGSHISTLILTLFFRYMKPLIEKGHIYIATPPLYFIRKGKHYQYAWSDQERENIIHKLGGRKYVNVQRYKGLGEMNAEQLWETTMNPKKRTLRKVNIEDYSKADKIFSILMGDEVPPRRSFIEKNAIHANIDV, encoded by the coding sequence ATGAATAAAAATAAAATAAAAGATTATACCGCAGATAGTATTCAGTCTCTTGAAGGAATTGAACATATTCGACTTAGACCTTCTATGTATATTGGAGATGTAGGAGTTAGAGGGTTACATCATTTAGTTTACGAAGTGATAGATAATTCTGTAGATGAAGCTCTAGCTGGTTTTTGCAAAAAAATATGGGTTACAATTCATAAGAATGGATTCATCACTGTACTTGATAACGGTCGTGGGATCCCAATAGAAATTCATAAAAAAGAAGGAAAATCAGCTCTAGAAGTTGTTATGACTAAAATTGGTGCAGGTGGAAAATTTGACAAAAATTCTTATAAAGTCTCTGGAGGATTACACGGAGTAGGGATTTCTTGTGTCAATGCTCTTTCTCAAAAACTTATAGTTACAATTTATCGTAACGGAAAAATTTATCAACAAGAATATTTGAAAGGAAGAGCCCTTTATCCTGTAAAATGTTTAGGAAAAACTAATATGCAAGGAACTAAAATTTATTATCTTGCTGATCACTCTATTTTTAATTCCATTATATATAATTATGAAATTTTAGCTAATCGATTAAAAGAATTATCTTTTTTAAATAAAGGGTTGTATTTATTTTTAAAAGATGAGAGAAAGGATATGAAAGAATATTTTTTTTCTAAAAATGGATTAAAAGAATACCTAAAAATTTTGGATCAAAATCAAGAATCTTTGACTAAAGAAATTCTTTTTATTGAAGAAGAAAAAGATAATACTCTTGTAGAAGTAGCTATGCAATACAACACTTCTTTTAAAGAAAAAATTTATTCTTATGTTAATAATATTAATACTTATGAAGGAGGAACTCATATTTCTGGTTTTCGAAGAGCATTAACAAGAACGTTAAAAAAATATGTTGATGGATATGGTAGTATTTTATCTAATAAAGTAGAATTAACTGGAGATGATTTTAGAGAAGGAATTACGGCTATTATATCTGTTAGAGTTATGGAGCCTCAATTTGAAGGACAAACTAAAACAAAACTAAGTAATCATGAAGTAGGAGGTATTGTGGATAAAATTGTAGGAGAAAAATTTCATAGTTATTTAGAAGAACATCCTAGTGATAGGAAAAAAATTATTGATAAAATTATATTAGCAGCTAAAGCACGTCAAGCAGCTAAAAAAGCTCGTGAATTAATACAAAAGAAGACTTCTATAAGTAGTATTTTACCTGGAAAATTAGCTGATTGTTCTTTCAGTAATCCAGAAAACTGTGAAATTTATTTAGTGGAAGGAGATTCTGCTGGAGGGACAGCTAAACAAGGAAGAGATCGAAATTTTCAAGCTATTTTGCCTTTACGAGGTAAAATACTCAATGTGGAAAAAGCTATGCAATATAAAATATTTGAAAATGAGGAAATAAAAAATATATTTACTTCTTTAGGAGTTTTTATTGGAACAGAAGAAGATCAAAAAATTTTAAACATAAAAAAACTTAGATATAATAAAATTATTATTATGACAGATGCAGATGTAGACGGAAGTCATATTTCTACTTTAATTTTAACATTATTTTTTCGTTATATGAAACCATTAATAGAAAAAGGACACATCTATATTGCTACACCTCCACTTTATTTCATTCGAAAGGGAAAACATTACCAATACGCTTGGAGTGATCAAGAAAGAGAAAACATTATCCATAAATTAGGAGGAAGAAAATATGTGAATGTACAACGATATAAAGGATTAGGAGAGATGAATGCAGAACAACTTTGGGAAACGACTATGAATCCTAAAAAAAGAACTTTACGGAAAGTAAATATAGAGGATTATTCAAAAGCAGATAAAATATTCTCCATTCTAATGGGAGATGAAGTTCCTCCACGAAGAAGTTTTATAGAAAAAAATGCAATACATGCAAACATTGATGTTTAA